One window of Sphingobium sp. HWE2-09 genomic DNA carries:
- a CDS encoding undecaprenyl-phosphate glucose phosphotransferase → MSISQWDADFRMNGRFQQFGALFVRLCRLIDTALILLCMALTAGPLSMRSAIIDALLCVAVLELTASFFHLSRSWRIVRLRHELADLTAHWTISFLGVMLLFAMLGDLPMARTASWAPAAALWYGGSLIAIILFRIGVRLALRVWRSVGHDQRSAAFIGATETARRLGDVFARQRWMGIRSMGVFDDRRPTNDRTVALPGHDFHGSVDRLYELARSGAVSRIYVTLPMAAEQRIKAILDRFGDTTASLYYCPPLFRLDLVGARWDDVYGQPVVSIVESPFEGYSRLIKRAEDMVLTLIALPLILPIALLAAIAIKIDTRGPVFFSQTRYGLDGRPFRIWKFRSMRVAQDEGFVQARRGDDRVTRVGAVLRRTSIDELPQFINVALGTMSVVGPRPHPVALDDAFRPIIRRYAVRHKIKPGITGLAQVSGWRGETDTHDKMEQRVVHDIDYLRRWSLWLDLQILARTVLVPFVQRNAF, encoded by the coding sequence ATGTCGATTTCCCAATGGGATGCCGATTTCAGGATGAACGGGCGATTCCAGCAGTTCGGTGCGCTGTTCGTGCGCCTGTGCCGGTTGATCGATACCGCGCTGATCCTGCTCTGCATGGCTTTGACGGCCGGGCCTTTGTCGATGCGATCGGCGATCATCGATGCGCTGCTGTGCGTCGCGGTGCTGGAACTGACGGCGTCCTTCTTTCACCTCAGCCGGTCGTGGCGGATCGTGCGCCTGCGCCATGAATTGGCCGATCTGACGGCGCATTGGACGATCAGCTTCCTGGGCGTGATGCTGTTGTTCGCGATGCTGGGCGATTTGCCGATGGCGCGGACGGCGTCATGGGCGCCCGCCGCGGCCTTATGGTATGGCGGATCGCTGATCGCCATCATTCTATTTCGCATCGGCGTGCGTCTGGCCCTGCGGGTGTGGCGCAGCGTGGGCCATGACCAGCGCAGCGCCGCGTTTATCGGGGCGACCGAAACCGCGCGGCGGCTGGGCGATGTGTTCGCGCGGCAGCGCTGGATGGGCATCCGGTCGATGGGCGTGTTCGACGATCGCCGCCCGACGAACGATCGCACCGTCGCCCTGCCCGGCCATGATTTTCACGGGTCCGTCGACCGGCTGTATGAACTGGCGCGATCGGGTGCGGTCAGCCGCATCTATGTAACGCTGCCGATGGCGGCGGAGCAGCGGATCAAGGCGATCCTGGACCGGTTCGGCGACACCACGGCATCGCTCTATTATTGTCCGCCGCTCTTCCGGCTGGATCTGGTCGGCGCGCGGTGGGACGATGTCTATGGCCAGCCGGTCGTCAGCATCGTGGAATCGCCGTTCGAAGGCTATTCCCGGCTGATCAAGCGGGCCGAGGATATGGTCCTGACGCTGATCGCCCTGCCGCTGATCCTGCCGATCGCGTTGCTGGCCGCGATCGCGATCAAGATCGATACGCGCGGCCCGGTCTTCTTTTCCCAGACCCGCTATGGGCTGGACGGTCGGCCCTTTCGTATCTGGAAATTCCGGTCGATGCGCGTGGCGCAGGATGAGGGCTTCGTCCAGGCGCGGCGGGGCGACGATCGCGTGACGCGCGTGGGCGCCGTCTTGCGGCGGACGTCGATCGACGAGCTGCCGCAGTTCATCAACGTGGCGTTGGGGACCATGTCGGTGGTCGGGCCGCGGCCGCATCCGGTCGCGCTGGATGACGCCTTTCGCCCGATCATCCGTCGCTATGCGGTGCGGCACAAGATCAAGCCCGGCATCACTGGCCTGGCGCAGGTCAGCGGCTGGCGCGGCGAGA